In the genome of Streptomyces sp. SAI-127, the window CTCGGGCGGGTGGCTCTTCCGCCCGTCGAACAAGGGATTCCCCAGGGGTTCCCTGAGAGCCGCCTGTGCGTTTCTCAGGAAAATCACAGATATCCGAAAGGGTGCTCTCAGGGGGCCCCGACATGGTGTTCGCCATGACCACGACCTCGCCCCAGGGGCGCACCGAACTGCTGAGGCCGGACGGGAGCCCCGTCCGGGTGCTTGTGGTGGACGACGAGCTGTCGATCACCGAACTGCTGTCCATGGCTCTTCGCTATGAGGGATGGCAGATCCGGAGTGCGGGAGACGGCCAGGGTGCCGTGCAGACCGCGCGGGAGTTCCGGCCCGACGCCGTCGTTCTCGACATGATGCTTCCCGACATGGACGGACTGGCCGTCCTCGGGCGGCTTCGGCGTGAGCTGCCGGACGTGCCGGTGCTGTTCCTGACCGCGAAGGACGCCGTCGAGGACCGCATCGCCGGGCTCACCGCCGGTGGCGACGACTACGTCACCAAGCCGTTCAGCCTCGAAGAGGTCGTGGCCCGGCTGCGTGGGCTCATTCGCCGATCCGGTGCCGCCGACCGCCGCAGCGACTCCGTGCTGGTCGTCGGTGACCTCACGCTCGACGAGGACAGCCACGAGGTCTCGCGTGCCGGAGAGAACATCCACCTCACCGCGACCGAGTTCGAACTGCTGCGCTTCCTCATGCGCAACCCCAGGCGGGTGCTCAGCAAGGCGCAGATCCTCGACCGCGTGTGGTCGTACGACTTCGGCGGCCAGGCCAACGTCGTCGAGCTCTACATCTCCTACCTGCGCCGGAAGATAGACGCGGGACGTGAGCCGATGATCCACACGCGGCGCGGAGCCGGCTATCTGATCAAGCCCGCCGCCTCATGAGCGGACGACGACGGCCGCGGGCGCAGAAGCGGGCAGGGCGAGCAGGCAAGCCGCGCACGCTGCGGACGCGGCTCGTCGTCGCGTCGGTGGTGCTGATCGCCGTGGTCTGCTCGGTGATCGGCACGGTGACCACGCTGGCCTTGCGGTCACATCTGTACGACCAGCTGAGCGGCAAGCTGAAGGAGGCCTCGTCACGGGCGGCGCCGCGTGAGTTCCCGCCCGGGAAGTTCGCGAACGGCGCCAACGGCAACGGTGACGACAAGAACGGCCAGCTCGGCGCGCAGGGCAACCAGCAGAACACCCCCGCCAAGTTCGTCATCGGCCCGGGGCCGGACGGCACGATCGCGGCCAAGGTGGAGAAGGGCAAGATCACCGACGCCAAGCGCGGGGTGAAGTCGGGCTCCGACCAGAACTTCGGGATGACCGCCGAGAGCCTCACGGCCGCCCAGATCAAGGTGCTCAGCACGGTTCCCAAGGACAACAAGCAGCACAAGGTGGAGCTGCCCGGCATCGGTGACTATCTCGTCCGGTACTCCAGCAACGACACCTCCGCCTATTACGTCGCCCTCCCCACCACGGACGTCGACGCCACCATCGACACCCTGATCCTCGTGGAGGTCAGCGTCACCGCCGCCGGTCTCGGCGCGGCCGTCATCGCCGGTTACGTGCTGGTCGGGCTCGCCACCCGCCCCCTCCGCAGGGTCGCCAACACCGCCACCCGGGTCTCCGAACTCCCGCTCCACACCGGCGAGGTCAACCTCAGCGAGCGGGTCCCCGAGGCGGAGTGCGATCCGCACACCGAGGTCGGACAGGTCGGCTCCGCGCTCAACCGCATGCTGGACCACGTCCACGGCGCCCTGCATGCCCGCCAGCAGAGCGAGATGCGGGTGCGCCAGTTCGTGGCCGACGCCAGTCACGAGCTGCGGACCCCGCTCGCCTCCATCCGCGGGTACGCCGAGCTCACCAGACGCGGCAGGGAAGAGGTCGGCCCCGACACCCGGCACGCTCTGGGCCGTATCGAGTCCGAGGCGGGCCGTATGACGCTGCTCGTGGAGGACCTGCTGTTGCTCGCGCGCCTGGACGCCGGGCGGCCGCTGCAGTTCGAGCAGACCGACCTCATCCCGCTCGTCGTGGACACCATCAGTGATGCCCGAGCGGCCGGCATGGACCACAACTGGCGCCTGGACCTGCCCGACGAACCCGCCCTCGTCTCCGGTGACGCGGCCCGGCTCCAGCAGGTGCTCATCAACCTGCTCGGCAACGCCCGCAAACACACCCCTGAGGGCACGACCGTCACGGCGCGCATCCAGCGGCGCGGCCCCTGGATGTGCGTGGACGTCGAGGACAACGGCCAGGGCATCCCGTCCGACCTGCTCCCGCACGTCTTCGAACGGTTCGCGCGCGGTGACTCCTCGCGCTCGCGTGCCTCCGGCTCGACGGGGCTGGGCCTCGCCATCGTGCAGGCCGTCGCGACCGCGCACGGCGGTGCCGTGACCGTCGACAGCGTTCCCGGGCGCACCGTGTTCACCATGCACCTGCCCGCGCTCGGTCCCGTGACCCCGCGTCCGGCGCCCGAAACGAACTGGCAATCGCACTCACAGGCACAGCACAGCGCCGCCATATGGGTGCAACAGGGGGCTTGACCAGAGTCGTTCACATGCGAAGCGACTCTTCTCCCGGCACCCTGCCGGCGCGGGAGCACCTCCCGGCCGGCGACGCCGGTACGCCTGTCCTGGACGTAGTGATCCCCGTCTACAACGAGGAGAAGGACCTCCAGCCGTGTGTGCTGAGACTGCACGAGCACCTCAAGCGCACGTTCCCGTACGCGTTCCGCATCACCATCGCGGACAACGCGTCGACGGACACCACTCCCCTAGTGTCGCAGCGGCTGGAGGCGGAGATCTCGGAGGTCAAGGCCTTCCGGCTGGAGCAGAAGGGCCGCGGCCGGGCCCTTCGGACCGTGTGGTCCGCCTCGGACGCCCCGATCCTCGCGT includes:
- a CDS encoding HAMP domain-containing sensor histidine kinase, whose protein sequence is MSGRRRPRAQKRAGRAGKPRTLRTRLVVASVVLIAVVCSVIGTVTTLALRSHLYDQLSGKLKEASSRAAPREFPPGKFANGANGNGDDKNGQLGAQGNQQNTPAKFVIGPGPDGTIAAKVEKGKITDAKRGVKSGSDQNFGMTAESLTAAQIKVLSTVPKDNKQHKVELPGIGDYLVRYSSNDTSAYYVALPTTDVDATIDTLILVEVSVTAAGLGAAVIAGYVLVGLATRPLRRVANTATRVSELPLHTGEVNLSERVPEAECDPHTEVGQVGSALNRMLDHVHGALHARQQSEMRVRQFVADASHELRTPLASIRGYAELTRRGREEVGPDTRHALGRIESEAGRMTLLVEDLLLLARLDAGRPLQFEQTDLIPLVVDTISDARAAGMDHNWRLDLPDEPALVSGDAARLQQVLINLLGNARKHTPEGTTVTARIQRRGPWMCVDVEDNGQGIPSDLLPHVFERFARGDSSRSRASGSTGLGLAIVQAVATAHGGAVTVDSVPGRTVFTMHLPALGPVTPRPAPETNWQSHSQAQHSAAIWVQQGA
- a CDS encoding response regulator transcription factor; this translates as MTTTSPQGRTELLRPDGSPVRVLVVDDELSITELLSMALRYEGWQIRSAGDGQGAVQTAREFRPDAVVLDMMLPDMDGLAVLGRLRRELPDVPVLFLTAKDAVEDRIAGLTAGGDDYVTKPFSLEEVVARLRGLIRRSGAADRRSDSVLVVGDLTLDEDSHEVSRAGENIHLTATEFELLRFLMRNPRRVLSKAQILDRVWSYDFGGQANVVELYISYLRRKIDAGREPMIHTRRGAGYLIKPAAS